A section of the Streptomyces sp. Je 1-369 genome encodes:
- a CDS encoding 4-(cytidine 5'-diphospho)-2-C-methyl-D-erythritol kinase has translation MSVTVRVPAKVNVQLAVGPARPDGFHDLANVFLAVGLYDEVTVTAADELRVTCEGPGADQVPLDRTNLAARAAELLAARHGIAPDVHLHIAKDIPVAGGMAGGSADAAGALVACDALWGTGASYGELNDICAELGSDVPFSLVGGAALGTGRGEKLEPLDVGGTFFWVFAVADGGLSTPAVYREFDRLAPAAPAPEASPALLAALRDGDVDALAATVTNDLQPAALSLFPSLRDTLAAGTAAGALAALVSGSGPTTAFLARDHESAERVADALVASGTCGAARVAQSPAPGATLI, from the coding sequence GTGAGCGTGACGGTACGGGTCCCCGCGAAGGTCAACGTGCAGCTGGCGGTCGGCCCCGCACGCCCCGACGGCTTCCACGACCTCGCCAACGTCTTCCTCGCCGTCGGGCTCTACGACGAGGTCACCGTCACCGCCGCCGACGAGCTGCGGGTGACCTGCGAGGGCCCCGGCGCGGACCAGGTCCCCCTGGACCGCACGAACCTCGCCGCCCGCGCCGCGGAACTCCTCGCCGCGCGCCACGGCATCGCCCCCGACGTGCACCTGCACATCGCCAAGGACATCCCCGTCGCCGGTGGCATGGCGGGCGGCAGCGCGGACGCCGCGGGCGCGCTCGTGGCGTGCGACGCGCTGTGGGGGACCGGGGCGAGCTACGGCGAACTGAACGACATCTGCGCCGAGTTGGGCAGCGACGTACCGTTCAGCCTGGTCGGAGGCGCCGCGCTCGGCACCGGACGCGGCGAGAAGCTGGAGCCGCTGGACGTCGGAGGCACCTTCTTCTGGGTCTTCGCCGTCGCCGACGGAGGCCTCTCCACACCCGCCGTCTACCGCGAGTTCGACCGGCTCGCCCCGGCCGCGCCCGCCCCCGAGGCCTCGCCCGCGCTGCTCGCCGCCCTGCGCGACGGCGACGTCGACGCCCTCGCCGCCACGGTCACCAACGACCTGCAGCCCGCCGCCCTCTCCCTCTTCCCCTCGCTGCGCGACACCCTCGCGGCGGGCACGGCGGCGGGCGCGCTCGCCGCGCTGGTCTCCGGGTCGGGCCCCACGACGGCGTTCCTCGCGCGGGACCACGAGTCCGCGGAGCGGGTGGCGGACGCGCTGGTGGCGTCCGGCACGTGCGGGGCGGCGCGGGTCGC
- the rsmA gene encoding 16S rRNA (adenine(1518)-N(6)/adenine(1519)-N(6))-dimethyltransferase RsmA, protein MSTEQGALLGPADIRELAAALGVRPTKQRGQNFVIDANTVRRIVRTAEVRPDDVVVEVGPGLGSLTLALLETAAHVTAVEIDDVLAEALPATVQARLPRKAASFGLVHSDAMLVGELPGPAPTALVANLPYNVAVPVLLHMLDTFPTIERTLVMVQAEVADRLAAGPGSRVYGVPSVKANWYAEVKRAGSIGRNVFWPAPNVDSGLVSLVRRAEPVRTSASKREVFAVVDAAFAQRRKTLRAALAGWAGSAAAAEAALVAAGVSPQARGEALTVEEFARIAEHKEAGA, encoded by the coding sequence GTGAGCACTGAGCAAGGCGCCCTCCTCGGCCCCGCCGACATCCGCGAGCTGGCCGCTGCCCTGGGCGTACGCCCGACCAAGCAGCGCGGCCAGAACTTCGTCATCGACGCCAACACCGTACGGCGCATCGTCCGCACCGCGGAGGTCCGCCCGGACGACGTCGTCGTCGAGGTCGGCCCGGGCCTCGGGTCCCTGACCCTGGCTCTCCTGGAGACCGCCGCCCACGTCACCGCCGTGGAGATCGACGACGTGCTCGCCGAGGCGCTGCCCGCCACCGTGCAGGCCCGCCTCCCGCGGAAGGCCGCGTCCTTCGGGCTCGTGCACAGCGACGCCATGCTGGTCGGCGAGCTGCCGGGCCCCGCGCCCACCGCGCTCGTCGCGAACCTCCCGTACAACGTGGCCGTACCCGTCCTGCTCCACATGCTCGACACCTTCCCGACCATCGAGCGCACCCTCGTCATGGTGCAGGCCGAGGTCGCCGACCGGCTCGCCGCCGGACCGGGCTCGCGGGTCTACGGCGTGCCGTCCGTGAAGGCCAACTGGTACGCCGAGGTGAAGCGCGCCGGGTCCATCGGCCGCAACGTCTTCTGGCCCGCGCCCAACGTCGACTCCGGGCTCGTCTCCCTCGTGCGCCGCGCCGAACCGGTCAGGACCAGCGCTTCCAAGCGTGAGGTCTTCGCCGTCGTGGACGCCGCCTTCGCGCAGCGCAGGAAGACGCTGCGGGCCGCGCTCGCCGGATGGGCCGGATCCGCCGCCGCCGCGGAGGCCGCCCTGGTCGCCGCCGGAGTCTCGCCCCAGGCACGTGGCGAGGCCCTGACCGTGGAGGAGTTCGCGCGGATCGCCGAGCACAAGGAGGCCGGCGCGTGA
- a CDS encoding ubiquitin-like domain-containing protein, translating into MSNSQYETYETYETTYEPQYGPPLYEPSYDVWQETTYTYQVAYEETLDSVPIAPERTYAPEPEPVMPAPVVPAPGRAEMRRGRNGRKTARAPEGTGAGVGPDAMRRLVPQALVVAFLAGGTSAFVANDKAVQLIVDGKPRTLHTFADDVGELLADEGVDVGDHDIVAPSSSTTLASGDEIAVRYGRPVHLTLDGERRRVWTTARTVDGALRQLGVRAEGAHLSASRSSRIGRDGLALDVRTERTVTIMADGRERTIRTNAATVREAVAESGVTLRGQDTTSVPPDSFPRDGQTVTVMRITGTREVREEQIPFDVERTEDPSLFRGTEVVVHAGRAGVRRVTYTVRTVNGVRQKPKRVGSEVVREPQQRVIKVGTKQMPMSVAGADGLNWGGLAHCESGGRPAAVDPSGTYGGLYQFDTRTWQGLGGSGRPQDASAAEQTFRAKKLYVQRGATPWPHCGSRL; encoded by the coding sequence GTGAGCAACTCGCAGTACGAGACGTACGAGACGTACGAGACGACGTACGAACCGCAGTACGGCCCGCCGCTGTACGAGCCCTCCTACGACGTGTGGCAGGAGACGACGTACACCTACCAGGTGGCGTACGAAGAGACGCTGGACAGCGTGCCGATCGCGCCGGAACGCACCTATGCGCCCGAGCCCGAGCCCGTGATGCCCGCTCCCGTGGTGCCCGCTCCCGGGCGGGCCGAGATGCGGCGCGGCAGGAACGGCAGGAAGACGGCGCGGGCTCCCGAAGGGACCGGGGCCGGAGTCGGTCCCGACGCGATGCGCCGGCTCGTGCCGCAGGCCCTCGTCGTCGCGTTCCTCGCCGGCGGCACGTCCGCGTTCGTCGCCAACGACAAGGCCGTGCAGCTCATCGTCGACGGCAAGCCCCGCACCCTGCACACGTTCGCGGACGACGTCGGTGAACTCCTCGCCGACGAGGGCGTGGACGTCGGCGACCACGACATCGTCGCGCCCTCGTCGAGCACGACCCTGGCCAGCGGCGACGAGATCGCCGTCCGCTACGGCCGGCCCGTCCACCTCACCCTCGACGGGGAGCGCCGCCGCGTGTGGACCACGGCACGCACGGTCGACGGGGCGCTGCGGCAGCTCGGGGTGCGCGCGGAGGGCGCGCACCTGTCGGCGTCGCGCAGCAGCCGCATCGGACGGGACGGCCTCGCCCTGGACGTCCGCACGGAACGCACCGTCACGATCATGGCGGACGGCAGGGAGCGGACGATCCGTACGAACGCGGCGACGGTGAGGGAAGCGGTCGCCGAGTCCGGGGTGACGCTGCGCGGCCAGGACACGACGTCGGTACCTCCCGACAGCTTCCCGCGCGACGGCCAGACGGTGACCGTCATGCGGATCACGGGCACGCGCGAGGTGCGGGAGGAGCAGATCCCGTTCGACGTGGAGAGGACCGAGGACCCCTCGCTCTTCCGCGGCACGGAGGTCGTGGTGCACGCGGGGCGGGCGGGGGTCAGACGGGTCACGTACACGGTGCGCACCGTCAACGGCGTCAGGCAGAAGCCGAAGCGGGTCGGGTCCGAGGTGGTGCGGGAGCCGCAGCAGCGGGTGATCAAGGTCGGTACGAAGCAGATGCCGATGTCGGTGGCCGGGGCGGACGGCCTCAACTGGGGCGGGCTCGCGCACTGCGAGTCGGGCGGGCGGCCCGCGGCGGTGGACCCGTCCGGCACGTACGGCGGCCTGTACCAGTTCGACACGCGGACCTGGCAGGGCCTCGGCGGCTCGGGGCGCCCCCAGGACGCCTCCGCGGCGGAACAGACGTTCCGGGCGAAGAAGCTCTACGTACAGCGAGGCGCGACCCCTTGGCCCCACTGCGGCAGCAGGCTGTAG
- a CDS encoding TatD family hydrolase codes for MPSKNADVPPPLPAPLRVAVADSHTHLDMQSGTVAEGLAKAASVGVTTVVQVGCDVRGSRWAAETAAAHDSVHATVALHPNEAPRIVLGDPDGWSRQGAREPGGDAALDEALAEIDRLAALPHVLGVGETGLDYFRTGPEGMAAQERSFRAHIEIAKRHGKALVIHDREAHDDVLRVLKEEGAPERTVFHCYSGDADMARICAEHGYFMSFAGNVTFKNAQGLRDALAVAPLDLVLVETDAPFLTPAPYRGRPNAPYLIPVTVRAMAEIRGIDEDAMATAVSANTARAFAY; via the coding sequence ATGCCTTCGAAGAACGCCGACGTACCGCCGCCCCTGCCCGCACCGCTCCGGGTGGCGGTCGCCGACTCCCACACCCACCTCGACATGCAGTCGGGCACCGTGGCGGAGGGCCTCGCCAAGGCCGCGTCGGTCGGCGTCACCACGGTGGTCCAGGTGGGGTGCGACGTACGCGGCTCGCGGTGGGCGGCGGAGACCGCCGCCGCGCACGACAGCGTGCACGCCACCGTCGCCCTCCACCCCAACGAGGCGCCCCGCATCGTCCTCGGCGACCCCGACGGCTGGTCCCGGCAGGGCGCCCGCGAGCCCGGCGGTGACGCCGCCCTCGACGAGGCGCTCGCCGAGATCGACCGGCTCGCCGCCCTGCCGCACGTGCTCGGCGTCGGCGAGACCGGCCTCGACTACTTCCGCACGGGCCCCGAGGGCATGGCCGCCCAGGAGCGGTCGTTCCGCGCGCACATCGAGATCGCCAAGCGGCACGGCAAGGCGCTGGTCATCCACGATCGCGAAGCCCACGACGATGTGCTGCGGGTCCTGAAGGAGGAGGGCGCCCCCGAGCGCACCGTCTTCCACTGCTACTCCGGCGACGCCGACATGGCCCGCATCTGCGCCGAGCACGGCTACTTCATGTCCTTCGCGGGCAACGTGACCTTCAAGAACGCGCAGGGGCTGCGGGACGCGCTGGCCGTCGCGCCGCTCGACCTGGTCCTCGTGGAGACCGACGCGCCGTTCCTGACGCCCGCTCCGTACCGCGGACGGCCCAACGCCCCGTATCTCATTCCGGTCACGGTGCGGGCCATGGCCGAAATCCGCGGTATCGACGAGGACGCCATGGCCACGGCGGTCTCGGCGAACACGGCACGCGCGTTTGCTTACTGA
- the rsmI gene encoding 16S rRNA (cytidine(1402)-2'-O)-methyltransferase, with product MLAGTPIGDVADAPPRLAAELESADVVAAEDTRRLRRLTQALGVQVGGRVVSYFEGNETARTPELVEALVGGARVLLVTDAGMPSVSDPGYRLVAAAVERDVRVTAVPGPSAVLTALALSGLPVDRFCFEGFLPRKAGERLSRLKEVAEDRRTLVYFEAPHRIDDTLAAMAEAFGEERRAAVCRELTKTYEEVKRGSLKELAEWAADGVRGEITVVVEGAPERSAGELGPDELVRRVRVREEAGERRKEAIAAVAAEAGLPKREVFDAVVAAKNADRGSPSAGKGLS from the coding sequence GTGTTGGCAGGCACGCCCATCGGCGACGTCGCCGACGCGCCGCCGCGGCTCGCCGCCGAGCTGGAGTCGGCCGACGTCGTCGCCGCCGAGGACACGCGGCGCCTGCGCAGGCTCACCCAGGCGCTCGGTGTGCAGGTCGGCGGGCGGGTCGTCTCGTACTTCGAGGGCAACGAGACCGCGCGCACGCCCGAGCTGGTCGAGGCGCTGGTGGGCGGCGCGCGCGTGCTGCTCGTGACGGACGCGGGCATGCCGTCCGTCTCCGACCCCGGCTACCGCCTGGTCGCGGCGGCCGTCGAGCGGGACGTGCGGGTGACGGCCGTGCCCGGCCCGTCGGCCGTGCTCACCGCGCTCGCCCTCTCCGGGCTGCCCGTCGACCGCTTCTGCTTCGAGGGGTTCCTGCCGCGCAAGGCGGGCGAGCGGCTCTCGCGGCTCAAGGAGGTCGCGGAGGACCGCAGGACCCTCGTGTACTTCGAGGCGCCGCACCGCATCGACGACACGCTCGCCGCGATGGCCGAGGCGTTCGGCGAGGAGCGCAGGGCCGCGGTCTGCCGCGAGCTGACCAAGACGTACGAAGAGGTCAAGCGCGGTTCGTTGAAGGAACTCGCCGAGTGGGCCGCCGACGGCGTACGGGGCGAGATCACCGTCGTCGTGGAGGGTGCGCCCGAGAGAAGTGCCGGAGAACTCGGTCCGGACGAGCTGGTGCGCAGGGTGCGGGTGCGCGAGGAGGCGGGCGAGCGACGCAAGGAGGCGATCGCCGCGGTGGCCGCCGAAGCGGGCCTTCCCAAACGGGAGGTGTTCGATGCCGTCGTGGCGGCAAAGAATGCGGATCGCGGCAGCCCATCGGCAGGCAAAGGACTATCGTGA
- a CDS encoding dolichyl-phosphate-mannose--protein mannosyltransferase: MTSTASSPDTREGQAAEEQQPPWQRRLRRFGHVERPRDDVRARLVPAYTRPSPRLWMTLGLSKRAADQVGRWSGWVGPLLITLVAGVTRFWNLGNPKAVIFDETYYAKDAWALIHRGFETNWPEKVNGDVLEQGSDIAIPHDAAYVVHPPVGKYVIGVGEWLFGFDPFGWRFMTAVLGTLSVLMLCRIGRRLFRSTFLGCLAGALLAVDGLHYVMSRTALLDQVLMFFVLAAFGCFLIDRDKARARLAAALPADEDGRVRPDAHVARTARLGWRPWRWAAGLCLGLAFGTKWNGLYVMVFFCLMTVVWDVGARRVAGAVRPYRAVLRRDVLPAFVSTVPVALATYVVSWLGWILSPTDGTGGYYRNWAATAGKGGDWTWLPDWVRSLWHYEHAVYEFHVGLSSPHTYQSNPWSWIVDGRPVSYFYESPLPGKDGCPSDTSEKCAREVLALGTPLLWWAAAFALLYVLWRWAFRRDWRAGAILCGVVAGYLPWFFYQERTIFYFYAVVFVPFLCLALAMMIGAMLGPPGSTERRRVVGAAASGVLVLLILWNFIYFWPIYTGTAIPIESWRSRMWLDTWV; the protein is encoded by the coding sequence GTGACCAGTACCGCGTCTTCCCCGGACACCCGCGAGGGCCAGGCAGCCGAGGAGCAGCAGCCCCCGTGGCAGCGGCGGCTGCGCAGATTCGGCCATGTGGAGCGGCCCAGGGACGACGTGAGGGCGCGCCTCGTGCCCGCGTACACGCGGCCGAGCCCCCGCCTGTGGATGACGCTCGGCCTGTCGAAGCGGGCCGCGGACCAGGTGGGCCGCTGGTCCGGCTGGGTCGGTCCGCTGCTGATCACGCTCGTCGCCGGGGTGACCCGCTTCTGGAACCTCGGCAATCCGAAGGCCGTGATATTCGACGAGACGTACTACGCGAAGGACGCCTGGGCGCTCATCCACCGCGGCTTCGAGACCAACTGGCCGGAGAAGGTCAACGGCGACGTCCTCGAGCAGGGCAGCGACATCGCGATCCCGCACGACGCGGCGTACGTGGTGCATCCGCCGGTCGGCAAGTACGTGATCGGCGTCGGCGAGTGGCTGTTCGGTTTCGACCCGTTCGGCTGGCGCTTCATGACGGCGGTGCTCGGCACGCTGTCGGTGCTGATGCTGTGCCGGATCGGGCGGCGCCTCTTCCGCTCGACGTTCCTCGGCTGCCTGGCGGGCGCGCTGCTCGCGGTGGACGGCCTGCACTACGTGATGAGCCGCACGGCGCTGCTCGACCAGGTCCTGATGTTCTTCGTGCTCGCCGCGTTCGGGTGCTTCCTGATCGACAGGGACAAGGCGCGGGCCCGGCTCGCGGCCGCCCTGCCCGCCGACGAGGACGGGCGGGTGCGCCCCGACGCGCACGTCGCCCGGACGGCACGCCTGGGGTGGCGGCCGTGGCGGTGGGCGGCCGGGCTCTGCCTGGGCCTCGCCTTCGGCACGAAGTGGAACGGCCTGTACGTCATGGTCTTCTTCTGCCTGATGACCGTGGTCTGGGACGTGGGCGCGCGCCGGGTGGCCGGTGCGGTGCGGCCCTACCGCGCGGTGCTGCGCCGGGACGTGCTCCCGGCCTTCGTGTCGACGGTGCCGGTGGCGCTCGCCACGTACGTCGTCTCCTGGCTCGGCTGGATCCTCTCGCCGACGGACGGCACCGGCGGCTACTACCGCAACTGGGCGGCGACGGCGGGCAAGGGCGGCGACTGGACGTGGCTGCCGGACTGGGTGCGCAGCCTGTGGCACTACGAGCACGCGGTGTACGAGTTCCACGTGGGCCTCTCCTCGCCGCACACCTACCAGTCCAACCCGTGGAGCTGGATCGTCGACGGCAGGCCCGTCTCGTACTTCTACGAGTCGCCGCTGCCCGGCAAGGACGGCTGCCCCTCGGACACCTCGGAGAAGTGCGCCCGCGAGGTCCTCGCGCTCGGCACGCCCCTGCTGTGGTGGGCGGCGGCTTTCGCACTTCTCTACGTCCTGTGGCGGTGGGCGTTCCGCCGCGACTGGCGGGCGGGCGCGATCCTGTGCGGCGTCGTGGCGGGCTATCTGCCCTGGTTCTTCTACCAGGAGCGGACGATCTTCTACTTCTACGCGGTCGTCTTCGTGCCGTTCCTGTGTCTCGCGCTGGCGATGATGATCGGCGCGATGCTGGGCCCGCCGGGATCGACCGAACGGCGCCGGGTCGTGGGCGCCGCGGCCTCGGGCGTCCTCGTCCTGCTCATCCTCTGGAACTTCATCTATTTCTGGCCGATCTACACGGGCACCGCGATTCCGATCGAATCGTGGCGGTCGCGGATGTGGCTGGATACGTGGGTGTGA
- a CDS encoding penicillin-binding transpeptidase domain-containing protein, producing MRRGAKAALAGGVFAVMVGGAGYGAYTLVSDVSGDDGSPRSESAEVKTGPPSDGEVRETAREFLAAWAKGDAGQAAAYTNNSAAAEEALTGFREDAHLTEAKLVPKKASGARVPFSVSTTVSYKGKSKPFAYDSQLTVVRGKTTGRALVDWSQSVIHPSLEKGDTLVTGESASPPIQAVDRAGTVLREKDYPSLGPLLDQLRAKYGESAGGKPGVELYVQHANDDAGTRSLVSLAPGKPGKLRTTLSAGVQKAAEQAVLRSDESSVVALKPSTGEVLAVANNRKDAFNAAFLGKVPPGSTMKIVSAAMLIDKGVTKASGPAPCPASATWQSQTFNNLEGMTPNESATFSEDFARSCNTAFVKLIDEDGISDASLTEEARNNFGLGQDWQVGIPSYDGSVPESSGPNRAANAIGQGEVLMNPLNMASVTATAMTGSFRQPVIVPPSLDDRQLATAQGLRASTVQQLRQMMNRTAVSGTGARAMAGLGSDVGAKTGSAEIGGQEVSDSWFTGYRGDVAVAALAQRGGHGGDAAGPIVAAVLGAG from the coding sequence GTGCGCAGAGGAGCAAAGGCCGCGTTGGCCGGTGGGGTCTTCGCCGTCATGGTGGGGGGCGCCGGGTACGGCGCGTACACGTTGGTGAGCGACGTGAGCGGGGACGACGGTTCGCCGCGCTCGGAGTCGGCCGAGGTGAAGACGGGACCGCCGTCGGACGGTGAAGTCCGTGAGACGGCCCGTGAGTTCCTGGCGGCCTGGGCGAAGGGCGACGCCGGGCAGGCCGCGGCGTACACGAACAACTCCGCGGCGGCCGAGGAAGCGCTGACCGGATTCCGCGAGGACGCGCACCTCACCGAGGCGAAGCTCGTCCCGAAGAAGGCGTCCGGCGCCCGCGTGCCGTTCTCCGTGTCGACGACGGTGTCGTACAAGGGAAAGAGCAAGCCCTTCGCGTACGACTCGCAGCTCACCGTCGTCCGCGGCAAGACCACCGGGCGCGCGCTCGTCGACTGGTCGCAAAGCGTCATCCACCCTTCCCTGGAGAAGGGCGACACCCTCGTGACGGGCGAGTCGGCGTCCCCGCCCATCCAGGCCGTGGACCGCGCGGGCACCGTCCTGCGCGAGAAGGACTACCCGTCGCTCGGCCCGCTCCTGGACCAGCTCCGCGCGAAGTACGGCGAGAGCGCGGGCGGAAAACCGGGCGTGGAGCTGTACGTCCAGCACGCGAACGACGACGCCGGCACCCGCTCCCTGGTCAGCCTCGCGCCCGGCAAGCCGGGCAAGCTGCGCACGACGCTCAGCGCGGGCGTGCAGAAGGCGGCGGAGCAGGCGGTCCTGCGCAGCGACGAGTCGTCCGTGGTCGCGCTGAAGCCGAGCACCGGTGAGGTCCTCGCGGTCGCCAACAACCGCAAGGACGCGTTCAACGCGGCGTTCCTCGGCAAGGTGCCGCCCGGCTCGACGATGAAGATCGTCTCGGCGGCGATGCTCATCGACAAGGGCGTGACGAAGGCGAGCGGCCCCGCGCCCTGCCCGGCCTCCGCGACCTGGCAGAGCCAGACGTTCAACAACCTGGAGGGCATGACGCCCAACGAGTCCGCGACGTTCTCCGAGGACTTCGCGCGCTCCTGCAACACCGCGTTCGTGAAGCTCATCGACGAGGACGGCATATCGGACGCCTCCCTCACCGAGGAGGCGCGGAACAACTTCGGCCTGGGCCAGGACTGGCAGGTCGGCATCCCGTCCTACGACGGTTCCGTCCCCGAGTCGTCCGGCCCCAACCGCGCGGCGAACGCCATAGGCCAGGGCGAGGTCCTGATGAACCCGCTGAACATGGCGTCGGTCACGGCGACGGCGATGACGGGCAGCTTCCGGCAGCCCGTGATCGTGCCGCCCTCCCTCGACGACCGCCAACTGGCCACCGCCCAGGGCCTGCGCGCATCGACCGTCCAGCAGCTGCGCCAGATGATGAACCGCACGGCGGTCAGCGGCACCGGCGCACGCGCCATGGCGGGGCTGGGCAGTGACGTCGGCGCGAAGACCGGGTCGGCCGAGATCGGCGGCCAGGAGGTGTCGGACAGCTGGTTCACGGGATACCGGGGCGACGTCGCGGTGGCCGCGCTGGCGCAGCGGGGCGGGCACGGCGGCGACGCGGCGGGGCCGATCGTGGCGGCGGTGCTGGGCGCAGGGTAA